Proteins from one Ornithobacterium rhinotracheale genomic window:
- a CDS encoding S46 family peptidase, with the protein MTLAVGFAFAQKSGGMWIPNELNEPEMKEMGMKISAKDIFNPKAPSIKDAVAHFNGGCTSEVISPQGLLLTNHHCGYGQIQAHSSVEHDYLKDGFWAQDYASELPNAGLTATFIVDIKDVTPQIEEALAVKTSAAQLELLKANAINKLESEYPREAWQEVMVKPFYKGNKYYLFVTETFKDVRLVGAPPSSIGKFGSDTDNWVWPRHTGDFSIFRIYADKNNRPAEYSKDNVPYKPKHFLPINIKGIKEGDFTFVFGFPGTTDEYLPASSIEQVVNLLNPAKIKVRENALKIMDKYMKADPKTKIQYAATYASIANYWKKMIGESQGIQKSNAVAHKKAYEKKLQEKIEQKCKRSKNKPCDEYPTLLADLGKLNQEIAECNLVSDMFSEAIYRNSQLLRMALTANNLLMNADEVYYHKVTQNFKGIYKNFNPQVEEEVALKMWALYHEGVPASYAPERLAITAQDIENSILFKLGKEGTALLDDQAQFLNELKKDALVKKVGELTQIYYTLASAPRQAIQQKIDEKMKAYMGAQLELMQDEKRFFPDANSTLRVTYGKVQGYEPRDAVEYKPQTYLKGVMEKYVPGDYEFDVSHKLIDLFEKKDYGIYGENGKMPVNFIATNHTTGGNSGSPALDAHGNLIGLNFDRVWEGTMSDLYYDPAICRNIMVDMRYVLFVIDKYAGAKRLIKEMKIVK; encoded by the coding sequence ATGACTTTGGCTGTAGGATTTGCATTTGCCCAAAAAAGTGGCGGAATGTGGATTCCCAACGAGCTGAACGAGCCGGAGATGAAGGAAATGGGAATGAAGATAAGCGCCAAAGATATCTTTAACCCCAAGGCCCCAAGTATCAAAGATGCGGTGGCGCACTTTAATGGGGGGTGCACCTCGGAGGTGATTTCGCCTCAGGGGCTTTTGCTCACTAATCACCACTGTGGATACGGACAAATCCAAGCGCACTCAAGCGTAGAGCACGATTATTTAAAAGATGGCTTTTGGGCGCAGGATTATGCTAGTGAGTTGCCTAATGCGGGGCTCACGGCGACTTTTATTGTCGATATCAAAGATGTAACGCCGCAGATTGAGGAGGCGCTAGCCGTGAAAACGAGCGCAGCGCAGTTGGAGCTTTTGAAGGCAAACGCCATCAATAAGCTTGAAAGTGAGTACCCGCGTGAGGCGTGGCAGGAGGTGATGGTGAAGCCTTTTTATAAGGGAAATAAGTATTACCTCTTCGTAACGGAGACTTTTAAAGATGTGCGCCTTGTGGGAGCGCCGCCGAGTAGCATCGGGAAATTTGGTAGCGATACGGATAACTGGGTGTGGCCAAGGCATACGGGGGATTTTTCGATTTTTAGAATCTATGCGGATAAGAATAACCGCCCTGCGGAGTATTCCAAGGATAATGTGCCGTACAAGCCTAAGCATTTTTTACCTATAAATATTAAAGGTATAAAGGAGGGCGACTTTACTTTTGTCTTCGGCTTCCCAGGGACTACGGATGAGTACCTGCCTGCCTCGTCCATCGAGCAGGTAGTTAATCTACTAAACCCCGCTAAAATCAAAGTGCGCGAGAATGCCTTGAAGATTATGGATAAGTATATGAAAGCCGACCCTAAAACGAAAATCCAATACGCCGCAACCTATGCCAGCATTGCCAATTATTGGAAAAAAATGATAGGCGAGTCCCAAGGGATTCAAAAATCAAATGCCGTGGCGCATAAAAAGGCTTACGAAAAGAAATTGCAAGAGAAGATTGAACAAAAATGTAAACGAAGCAAGAACAAACCTTGCGATGAATACCCTACTCTGCTCGCCGATTTGGGCAAATTAAATCAAGAAATAGCGGAGTGTAATCTAGTATCGGATATGTTTTCGGAGGCCATTTATAGAAACTCGCAGCTCCTGAGAATGGCACTCACGGCTAATAATCTTTTAATGAATGCAGATGAGGTGTATTACCATAAAGTAACTCAAAACTTCAAAGGGATTTACAAAAACTTCAATCCACAAGTAGAAGAAGAAGTGGCTTTAAAAATGTGGGCGCTCTACCACGAGGGCGTGCCCGCAAGCTATGCGCCAGAGCGCCTTGCCATCACGGCGCAGGATATTGAAAACTCTATTCTATTCAAGCTAGGTAAAGAGGGAACCGCCCTGCTAGATGACCAAGCTCAATTCCTAAACGAATTGAAAAAAGATGCCTTGGTGAAAAAAGTGGGCGAGCTTACGCAGATTTATTACACCCTAGCCTCAGCACCCCGCCAAGCAATTCAGCAAAAAATCGATGAGAAGATGAAGGCCTATATGGGCGCTCAATTGGAGCTGATGCAAGATGAGAAAAGATTCTTCCCAGATGCCAATTCCACCCTACGCGTTACCTATGGCAAAGTGCAGGGCTATGAGCCGCGCGATGCCGTGGAGTACAAGCCGCAGACTTATTTAAAAGGCGTGATGGAAAAATATGTGCCAGGGGATTATGAATTTGATGTATCGCACAAGTTGATAGATTTATTTGAGAAAAAAGACTATGGCATCTATGGGGAAAATGGTAAAATGCCAGTGAATTTCATTGCCACTAATCACACCACGGGAGGCAACTCAGGCAGCCCCGCACTAGATGCTCACGGGAATTTAATCGGCCTAAACTTTGACCGCGTTTGGGAGGGCACTATGAGCGATTTGTATTACGACCCCGCTATCTGCCGAAACATTATGGTGGATATGCGCTATGTACTTTTTGTGATTGATAAATATGCAGGAGCTAAGCGCCTCATTAAAGAGATGAAAATTGTGAAATAA
- the cysN gene encoding sulfate adenylyltransferase subunit CysN, whose protein sequence is MTNNTERELLRFTTAGSVDDGKSTLIGRLLYDSKSIFQDQLSAVESSSRKKGLEQIDFSLLTDGLKDEREQGITIDVAYRYFSTPKRKFIIADTPGHIQYTRNMVTGASTANLAIILVDARNGVIEQTKRHSYIASLLQIPHLVVCVNKMDLVDYSEEAFNKVIAQYDDFSSKMTIKDVHYIPISALHGDNVVDKSDKMPWYQGRTLLDTLETIHIASDQNFIDMRFPVQTVIRPHSDAFHDFRGYAGQVASGILHVGDEVEVLPSGFTSKVKTIHTHDGDLQEAFPPMSVALTLEDDIDVSRGDMIVKKNNQPQSTQDIDAVLCWFNQKPAHPRGKYYLKHTTNEVKAMIKEVLYKVDVNTLNRDETDKQLTMNDIARVKIRTTKPLFIDKYRDNRITGSLILIDESTNETVAAGMIC, encoded by the coding sequence TACAACCGCAGGGAGTGTAGACGACGGAAAAAGTACACTCATAGGGCGGCTATTATATGATTCAAAATCCATATTCCAAGACCAATTAAGCGCCGTAGAGTCTAGCTCTCGCAAAAAAGGTTTGGAGCAAATAGACTTTTCGTTATTGACCGACGGGCTGAAAGACGAGCGCGAGCAAGGAATCACCATTGATGTGGCGTATCGCTATTTTTCTACGCCTAAAAGAAAATTCATCATCGCAGACACGCCAGGGCACATTCAGTACACCAGAAATATGGTTACGGGTGCATCTACTGCCAATCTTGCCATAATTTTGGTTGATGCCAGAAATGGTGTAATTGAACAGACCAAACGCCACTCTTATATTGCCTCTTTGTTGCAAATTCCGCACTTGGTGGTGTGTGTGAACAAAATGGATTTGGTGGATTATAGCGAAGAAGCCTTTAATAAAGTCATTGCACAATACGATGATTTTTCGTCTAAAATGACGATAAAAGATGTACACTATATTCCGATTTCTGCTTTGCATGGAGACAATGTGGTAGACAAATCAGACAAAATGCCTTGGTATCAAGGGCGCACTTTGCTCGATACGCTAGAAACCATACACATCGCAAGCGACCAAAACTTTATCGATATGCGTTTCCCAGTGCAAACCGTGATTCGTCCGCACAGCGATGCCTTTCATGATTTTAGAGGCTATGCAGGGCAAGTAGCCAGCGGAATCCTCCACGTGGGCGATGAGGTAGAGGTGCTCCCCTCAGGCTTCACCTCCAAGGTTAAAACAATACACACGCACGATGGCGATTTGCAAGAAGCCTTCCCGCCGATGTCCGTAGCCCTCACCCTTGAAGATGATATAGATGTGAGCCGTGGCGATATGATTGTAAAGAAAAACAACCAGCCCCAAAGCACCCAAGACATAGATGCCGTGCTATGCTGGTTCAACCAAAAACCTGCACACCCACGTGGGAAATATTATTTAAAACACACAACCAACGAGGTGAAAGCCATGATTAAAGAAGTGCTTTACAAAGTAGATGTCAATACCCTGAACCGCGATGAAACGGATAAGCAATTAACGATGAATGACATTGCACGCGTCAAAATCCGAACCACCAAGCCCCTCTTCATCGATAAATATCGCGATAACCGCATCACGGGAAGCCTGATTTTAATCGATGAAAGCACCAACGAGACTGTTGCGGCAGGAATGATATGCTAA